A window of Chitinophaga sp. MM2321 contains these coding sequences:
- a CDS encoding alpha/beta hydrolase family protein yields MKQTVLFICLIFLLQAARAADVDTVNISSAKMHRSYKCVVITPASYKDAKQRYPVVYLLHGYSGNYADWITKVPAVKELADTYQCMIVCPDGAFGSWYFDSPVDSSMRFETYVGKEIPAYIDKHYKTLAEPRYRAITGLSMGGHGALYLAIRHPEIFGAAGSMSGGVDIRPFPKNWDLVKRLGEPGLNGANWNDYTVINQVDHLKQGALSLIIDCGIKDFFIDVNRNLHQRLLQLGILHDYTERPGEHTWNYWANSVNYHFLYFHRFFQQQ; encoded by the coding sequence ATGAAACAAACGGTCCTTTTTATTTGCCTGATCTTTCTACTGCAAGCCGCCAGGGCAGCAGATGTGGATACTGTTAACATTTCCAGTGCCAAAATGCACCGGAGCTATAAATGTGTAGTCATTACACCTGCTTCTTATAAGGATGCCAAACAACGCTATCCTGTAGTTTACCTGTTGCATGGTTACAGCGGTAACTATGCCGACTGGATCACGAAAGTTCCGGCTGTGAAAGAACTGGCGGATACCTATCAGTGTATGATCGTATGTCCGGATGGCGCCTTCGGTAGCTGGTATTTCGACAGCCCGGTAGATAGTTCCATGCGTTTTGAAACCTATGTAGGAAAGGAGATTCCGGCGTATATTGATAAGCACTACAAGACCTTAGCGGAGCCGCGCTACCGCGCTATTACCGGTCTGAGTATGGGCGGTCATGGCGCTTTATACCTGGCGATCCGTCATCCGGAAATATTTGGCGCCGCCGGAAGCATGAGTGGGGGCGTTGATATCAGACCCTTCCCAAAAAACTGGGACCTGGTAAAAAGACTGGGTGAGCCCGGCCTGAATGGTGCTAACTGGAATGACTACACGGTTATTAACCAGGTGGATCACCTGAAGCAAGGTGCTTTATCGCTGATCATTGATTGCGGGATAAAAGATTTTTTTATTGATGTGAACCGCAACCTGCATCAGCGGTTGTTGCAACTGGGCATCCTGCATGACTATACAGAAAGGCCGGGCGAGCATACCTGGAACTATTGGGCGAACTCGGTTAACTATCATTTCCTCTATTTTCACCGCTTCTTTCAACAACAGTAA
- a CDS encoding SusD/RagB family nutrient-binding outer membrane lipoprotein → MKYETFIKAGLVITAAVLSFSSCTKNFEEINKNPYGSTDKDLEGDFAIVAAQLQQAQRSIYLYQPVPTFQLQQNLLGDIYSGYMMPPTPFGGNINNANYALIDGWVSASWNTAYSSVMNPAYKAGNFSKEKFPEAYAMSKVLRVEGLHRVSDIFGPIIYTKYNAPNEDGTVDLDSQKDAYYAFFDDLKEAIDIFTTIKDKPGSVLFTKADLVYGGKYAQWLKFANTLRLRLAIRVANIDPAKAKTEGEAALANAGGLLDNPADNFLVDIGATTHPLNTINSSWGDIRMGAPAESIMGGYNDPRLPKYYEKATDPKVAGTYKGIRNGINIDAKERYQDYSLLTTFASKIQLMTAAEAWFLKAEAAIRGWAGAGNAQTNYQQGIQQSFDQYKLGDATAYYNNNVLKPKPYVDPKAITPGQNDIPAGSPNLSTITIKWDDAAPLEKKLERIITQKWIAMYPEGQEAWSEFRRTGYPKLFPVVINNSNGNISTKDFIRRATFPSNEYATNSGAIQKAISTLSVQKDVGGTRLWWDVAH, encoded by the coding sequence ATGAAATATGAAACATTCATAAAAGCAGGTTTGGTCATAACAGCGGCCGTACTGAGCTTTAGCAGCTGTACCAAGAATTTTGAGGAGATCAATAAAAACCCATACGGATCTACAGATAAAGACCTGGAAGGAGATTTCGCCATCGTAGCAGCACAATTACAACAGGCGCAACGTAGCATTTACCTGTACCAGCCGGTACCTACTTTCCAGTTACAGCAAAACCTGCTGGGAGACATTTACAGTGGCTACATGATGCCGCCCACTCCCTTCGGCGGAAATATTAATAATGCCAATTATGCTCTGATAGATGGCTGGGTAAGCGCCTCCTGGAATACTGCCTATAGCAGTGTGATGAACCCCGCCTACAAAGCAGGCAACTTCTCCAAAGAGAAATTCCCGGAAGCATATGCGATGTCTAAAGTACTTCGTGTAGAAGGTTTACATAGGGTAAGTGATATCTTCGGCCCCATCATCTACACAAAATATAATGCGCCCAATGAAGATGGAACCGTAGACCTGGATAGTCAGAAAGATGCCTACTATGCTTTCTTTGATGACCTGAAAGAAGCCATTGATATCTTTACCACTATTAAAGATAAACCCGGTAGCGTACTTTTTACCAAAGCAGATCTCGTATATGGTGGTAAGTATGCCCAGTGGTTAAAATTTGCCAACACTTTACGTTTACGTTTAGCCATCCGCGTTGCAAACATCGATCCGGCCAAAGCCAAAACAGAAGGTGAGGCAGCACTGGCCAATGCCGGGGGATTACTGGATAATCCCGCAGATAATTTCCTGGTAGACATCGGCGCTACTACGCATCCACTGAATACGATCAATAGTTCGTGGGGGGATATACGTATGGGAGCACCGGCAGAATCTATCATGGGCGGCTATAATGATCCGCGCCTGCCCAAATACTATGAAAAGGCGACCGATCCGAAAGTAGCCGGTACTTATAAAGGTATCCGTAACGGTATTAACATTGATGCCAAAGAACGCTATCAGGACTACTCATTACTGACCACCTTCGCCAGCAAAATACAGCTGATGACGGCGGCAGAAGCCTGGTTCCTGAAAGCAGAAGCAGCAATACGCGGCTGGGCTGGCGCAGGCAACGCCCAAACCAATTATCAGCAGGGTATTCAGCAATCATTTGACCAGTACAAGCTCGGTGATGCCACTGCCTACTATAACAATAATGTGCTGAAACCCAAGCCATACGTAGATCCCAAGGCAATCACACCTGGACAGAACGATATTCCGGCCGGCTCCCCCAACCTCAGTACCATAACCATCAAATGGGATGATGCCGCTCCGCTTGAAAAAAAGCTGGAACGCATCATTACACAGAAATGGATTGCGATGTATCCCGAAGGTCAGGAAGCATGGTCCGAATTCCGCAGAACAGGATACCCCAAACTTTTTCCTGTGGTGATTAACAATAGCAATGGTAATATCAGTACAAAAGATTTCATCCGTCGTGCTACGTTCCCAAGCAATGAATATGCAACCAATAGTGGCGCCATACAAAAGGCAATATCCACATTAAGCGTGCAGAAAGACGTTGGCGGTACCCGTCTCTGGTGGGATGTCGCCCATTGA